A single genomic interval of Devosia oryziradicis harbors:
- a CDS encoding GntR family transcriptional regulator — protein MDDFHTSQPIFVQIRQRLTEMILRGAVGEGDALPSVRTIAADLSVNPLTVTKAFEALVDVGVVEKRRGLGMFVKAGARAQLLAHEREKFLREDWPRIATQIRALDLDLKTLLDTSTDAKGQNHE, from the coding sequence ATGGATGACTTTCACACAAGCCAGCCGATCTTCGTCCAGATCCGGCAGCGGCTGACCGAAATGATCCTGCGCGGCGCTGTGGGCGAGGGCGATGCACTGCCCTCGGTCCGCACCATCGCGGCGGATCTGTCGGTCAATCCACTGACGGTCACCAAGGCATTCGAAGCGCTGGTCGATGTGGGCGTGGTGGAAAAACGAAGGGGACTTGGGATGTTCGTCAAAGCCGGGGCGCGCGCCCAATTGCTCGCGCATGAGCGGGAGAAGTTTCTGCGGGAAGACTGGCCGCGCATCGCCACCCAGATCAGGGCGCTCGATCTCGATCTCAAGACACTTCTGGACACATCAACCGATGCCAAGGGGCAAAACCATGAATGA
- a CDS encoding ABC transporter ATP-binding protein — MNELSLATGPETVEPIVSARGLRKTFGRKEILHGLDFDIPPGRIYGLIGHNGAGKTTTLNAMLGLTNCEGTIRVLGEDPFAKRAKLMNNVAFISDVASLPRFLRVRELFALLSNIHPNFSQDKARSFLEGTDIKPEMKIKHLSKGMIAQLHLAVVMAIDAKLLVLDEPTLGLDITYRKRFYRRLLEDYMTEERTLLITTHQVDEIEFMLSDIMFIRDGELILHMQMETVNDKFTQLVVNDPEQQAAARQHNPVYEETRFGQTVMIFDGVDRALLEPYGRLSTPTLSDLFVALMQRPTANPESAR; from the coding sequence ATGAATGAGCTTTCCCTCGCCACCGGGCCCGAAACCGTCGAGCCGATCGTCTCGGCGCGCGGACTGCGCAAGACATTCGGCCGCAAGGAAATCCTGCACGGGCTCGACTTCGATATTCCGCCCGGCCGCATCTATGGCCTGATCGGCCATAACGGCGCCGGCAAGACGACGACGCTCAACGCCATGCTGGGCCTGACCAATTGCGAAGGCACCATTCGGGTGCTGGGAGAAGACCCCTTCGCCAAGCGCGCCAAGCTGATGAACAACGTCGCCTTCATTTCCGACGTGGCCAGCCTGCCGCGGTTCCTGCGGGTGCGGGAGCTGTTTGCGCTGCTGTCCAACATCCATCCCAATTTCAGTCAGGACAAGGCGCGCAGCTTCCTCGAAGGCACCGACATCAAGCCCGAGATGAAGATCAAGCACCTGAGCAAGGGCATGATCGCCCAGTTGCACCTGGCCGTGGTGATGGCGATCGATGCCAAGCTCCTGGTGCTCGACGAGCCCACGCTTGGGCTCGACATTACCTATCGCAAGCGCTTCTACCGGCGGCTGCTGGAAGACTACATGACCGAGGAGCGCACCCTGCTCATCACCACCCACCAGGTGGACGAGATAGAGTTCATGCTCTCCGACATCATGTTCATCCGCGACGGCGAGCTGATCCTGCATATGCAGATGGAGACCGTGAACGACAAGTTCACCCAGCTTGTCGTCAACGATCCCGAGCAGCAGGCCGCTGCGCGCCAGCACAACCCGGTCTATGAGGAAACCCGCTTCGGCCAGACCGTGATGATCTTCGATGGCGTCGATCGCGCACTGCTCGAACCCTATGGCCGGCTGTCAACACCTACGCTCAGCGACCTGTTCGTGGCCTTGATGCAGCGGCCGACCGCCAACCCGGAGAGCGCTCGATGA
- a CDS encoding NAD(P)H-dependent oxidoreductase, giving the protein MQALVVLAHPLGDSLCAHLAREAIDALRARGARVDVLDLYAEDFQPALTAAERRLHYATPEPGPEIVALQQRLANADTLVLVFPTWWFSMPAILKGWFDRVWAPKFAFEHGTPIRPLLTGLKSCLVVTTLGSPWWIDRIVMRQPVKRVLKLGLVFACAPQARFDMLSFPAAETADKRQVERFVGRMRKAIGQL; this is encoded by the coding sequence ATGCAGGCCCTTGTCGTTCTTGCCCATCCCCTGGGTGACAGCCTCTGCGCCCACCTGGCGCGTGAAGCCATCGACGCGCTCCGCGCCCGCGGCGCCAGGGTCGACGTGCTCGACCTCTATGCCGAGGACTTCCAGCCGGCGCTGACCGCCGCCGAGCGCCGCCTGCATTACGCGACGCCCGAGCCCGGCCCCGAAATCGTCGCCTTGCAACAGCGGCTGGCCAATGCCGATACGCTGGTGCTGGTCTTTCCCACCTGGTGGTTTTCCATGCCGGCGATCCTCAAGGGATGGTTCGATCGGGTCTGGGCGCCCAAATTCGCCTTCGAGCATGGCACGCCGATCAGGCCGTTGCTGACCGGGCTCAAGTCGTGCCTCGTGGTCACGACGCTGGGGTCGCCTTGGTGGATCGACCGGATCGTGATGCGTCAGCCGGTCAAGCGCGTGCTCAAGCTGGGGCTGGTCTTTGCCTGCGCGCCCCAGGCGCGGTTCGACATGCTGTCGTTCCCTGCGGCGGAAACGGCGGACAAGCGGCAGGTTGAGCGCTTTGTGGGGCGGATGCGCAAGGCGATCGGGCAGCTCTGA